The Longimicrobiales bacterium genome has a window encoding:
- the tesB gene encoding acyl-CoA thioesterase II, which yields MSYTAADLIGLFDVEPIERNIYRGQNRDIGTGRVFGGQVLAQGLVAARRTIDDARDCHSLHGYFILPGDLAVPIVYFVDRLRDGRSFTTRRVTAIQHGNAIFNMSASFHKQESGPEHQAAMPDVPPPERLESELDVLREMAERIPEPLREVLTQDRPIDFRPVEVVDPFTPTARAARRHFWLRANGRLSDDQLDHQAVTAYASDYGLLGTALMPHALTIRQPDLQVATLDHAIWFHRAFRADEWLLYAMEAPVAAGSRGFTRGHIFTREGRLVASVAQEGLMRKIERRG from the coding sequence TTGAGCTACACGGCCGCCGACCTGATCGGCCTGTTCGACGTGGAGCCGATCGAGCGCAACATCTACCGCGGGCAGAACCGCGACATCGGCACCGGCCGCGTGTTCGGGGGGCAGGTGCTCGCGCAGGGCCTGGTCGCCGCCCGGCGCACCATCGACGACGCGCGCGACTGCCATTCGCTCCACGGCTACTTCATCCTCCCCGGCGACCTGGCCGTGCCGATCGTCTACTTCGTCGACCGGCTGCGCGACGGCAGGAGCTTCACGACACGACGCGTCACCGCGATCCAGCACGGCAACGCGATCTTCAACATGTCCGCGTCCTTCCACAAGCAGGAGAGCGGGCCCGAGCACCAGGCCGCCATGCCGGACGTGCCGCCGCCCGAGCGGCTGGAGTCGGAGCTGGACGTGCTGCGCGAAATGGCGGAGCGCATCCCGGAACCGCTGCGCGAGGTGCTGACACAGGACCGGCCGATCGACTTCCGCCCCGTCGAGGTGGTCGACCCGTTCACCCCCACTGCGCGTGCCGCACGCCGGCATTTCTGGCTGCGCGCCAACGGCCGGCTCTCTGACGACCAGCTCGACCATCAGGCCGTCACGGCCTACGCCTCCGATTACGGCCTGCTCGGCACTGCACTCATGCCGCATGCACTGACCATCCGCCAGCCGGACCTGCAGGTCGCGACGCTCGACCACGCCATCTGGTTCCACCGCGCCTTCCGCGCCGACGAGTGGCTCCTCTATGCGATGGAGGCACCCGTCGCCGCCGGCTCACGCGGCTTCACGCGCGGGCACATCTTCACGCGTGAAGGACGGCTGGTGGCTTCGGTGGCACAGGAGGGGCTGATGCGGAAGATCGAGCGGCGCGGCTGA
- a CDS encoding YIP1 family protein, whose product MQTWGQRVIGAAKLDINTYEEVEADEGATLQAAAVVVLAALAQAVGAAGAGSAIGAAIGGLVGWAFWAGLTYLIGAYVFKGTATWGELLRTLGFAQSPRFLLVLGFIPLIGWVIGVVVFIWVLITGIVAIRQALDISTGKAIAVALIGWIIMAVISVFTGLLSVAA is encoded by the coding sequence ATGCAGACGTGGGGACAACGCGTCATCGGCGCGGCGAAGCTGGACATCAACACGTACGAAGAAGTCGAGGCGGATGAAGGTGCGACACTGCAGGCGGCGGCGGTGGTCGTGCTGGCTGCGCTGGCTCAGGCAGTTGGCGCTGCCGGTGCGGGGAGTGCCATCGGTGCAGCGATCGGCGGCCTGGTAGGCTGGGCGTTCTGGGCCGGCCTCACCTACCTGATCGGCGCGTACGTCTTCAAGGGCACCGCGACGTGGGGTGAGCTGCTGCGCACGCTCGGCTTCGCACAGTCGCCGCGCTTCCTGCTCGTCCTGGGCTTCATCCCGCTGATCGGCTGGGTCATCGGCGTCGTGGTCTTCATCTGGGTACTGATCACCGGCATCGTCGCGATCCGGCAGGCTCTCGACATCAGCACGGGCAAGGCAATCGCGGTCGCGCTGATCGGCTGGATCATCATGGCCGTGATCAGCGTCTTCACGGGGCTCCTGTCCGTTGCCGCCTGA
- a CDS encoding choice-of-anchor B family protein, which yields MRGPGTSFAVLALLAAGAGAASAQTLAGGSTAAARAGFGGSIEIVGSEILVGEPLNVIRTGLVYVYARQGTEWTERAQLRASDGASSDGFGAAIAADGESLLIGAMTSGSGGAAYLFRRDGSAWSQAAKITPDSAADGDMFGSATALAGDIAVIGAPGAGGQLGAAYVFRRGANSDWSQVQRLAPVGGEGRVLYGSAVAVIGNVVFVGAPGLQQNTGAVYVYRAGADGRFTSAGRLSSTGTAAGSVFGADLTVAGAELLVGAPMSNGQTGSVHRFAADPNTGEWREQARYLPFDGPRQSAFGGAVAVSGDELWVGAPRAARGFGSAYVFSADGDAGYDGVRRLNRAGTERVGFGGALDVEGDVAAVAMSRDDNGAGSVIVYERVNGEWTERTVLKSPPERIASVMGRETPCNGGSAANFECAGVDLLAFMNVTDLGGDRGTEVNDVWGWTDAQTGKEYALVGRNDGTSFVDISNPTRPVFVGFLPRTEGSPTAVWRDIKVYRDHAYIVADASGEHGVQVFDLARLRGASAPQTFTPDTTYHGIASAHNIVINEATGFAYAVGASSGGESCGGGLHMIDIRDPKNPSFAGCFADPQTGRAATGYSHDAVCVTYAGPDSDYTGREICFGSNETALSIADVTDKDSPKALSRASYPNVAYSHQAWPSEDHRYLFMNDELDELQGNVKQTRTLVWDITDLEDPQLVAEFAGTTEASDHNLYVRGNLMYQSHYQAGLRIVDISNPTEPREIGYFDTVPYGENTAGFGGSWSNYPYFESGTIIVTSGSEGLFLVKKRDSQPVS from the coding sequence ATGCGAGGACCAGGAACGTCGTTCGCCGTGCTGGCGCTGCTGGCCGCAGGCGCGGGCGCCGCGAGCGCCCAGACCCTTGCGGGTGGCAGCACGGCCGCGGCCCGGGCAGGCTTTGGCGGCAGCATCGAGATCGTGGGCAGTGAGATACTGGTCGGCGAGCCGCTGAACGTGATCCGGACGGGCCTCGTCTACGTTTACGCCAGGCAGGGCACCGAATGGACCGAGCGGGCCCAGCTTCGCGCGAGCGACGGCGCCAGCTCGGACGGCTTCGGCGCCGCGATCGCCGCGGACGGCGAGTCGCTGCTGATCGGTGCCATGACCAGCGGCTCCGGTGGCGCCGCGTACCTGTTCCGGCGCGACGGCAGCGCCTGGTCGCAGGCGGCGAAGATCACGCCGGACAGCGCGGCTGACGGCGACATGTTCGGCTCCGCGACGGCGCTGGCAGGCGACATCGCGGTGATCGGCGCGCCGGGCGCCGGCGGGCAGCTGGGCGCGGCGTACGTGTTCCGGCGGGGCGCGAACAGCGACTGGAGCCAGGTGCAGCGGCTCGCCCCGGTCGGCGGCGAGGGACGTGTGCTGTACGGCAGTGCGGTCGCGGTGATCGGCAACGTCGTATTCGTCGGCGCGCCCGGGCTGCAGCAGAACACGGGTGCAGTCTACGTGTACCGCGCCGGCGCGGACGGCCGCTTCACCTCCGCAGGCCGCCTCAGCTCGACCGGCACGGCCGCGGGCAGCGTGTTCGGCGCCGACCTGACGGTCGCGGGCGCCGAGCTGCTCGTCGGGGCTCCCATGAGCAACGGACAGACGGGCTCGGTGCACCGCTTCGCCGCCGACCCGAACACGGGCGAGTGGCGGGAGCAGGCACGCTACCTCCCGTTCGATGGGCCCCGCCAGAGCGCCTTCGGCGGTGCGGTCGCCGTGAGCGGCGACGAGCTCTGGGTGGGCGCCCCGCGCGCGGCCCGGGGCTTCGGCAGTGCCTACGTCTTCTCGGCCGACGGCGACGCCGGCTACGACGGCGTGCGGCGCCTGAACCGCGCCGGCACCGAGCGCGTCGGGTTCGGTGGCGCGCTCGACGTTGAAGGCGATGTCGCCGCGGTCGCGATGAGCCGTGACGACAATGGCGCGGGCTCCGTCATCGTGTACGAGCGCGTGAACGGCGAATGGACGGAGCGCACCGTGCTGAAGAGCCCGCCGGAGCGGATCGCGTCGGTCATGGGTCGCGAGACGCCCTGCAACGGTGGCAGCGCTGCGAATTTCGAATGCGCGGGTGTCGACCTGCTCGCGTTCATGAACGTGACCGACCTGGGCGGCGACCGCGGCACGGAGGTCAACGACGTCTGGGGGTGGACCGATGCGCAGACGGGCAAGGAGTACGCCCTGGTCGGGCGCAATGACGGCACCAGCTTCGTCGACATCAGCAACCCGACGCGCCCGGTGTTCGTTGGCTTCCTGCCGCGCACGGAAGGCTCGCCCACTGCCGTATGGCGCGACATCAAGGTCTACCGCGACCATGCCTACATCGTCGCGGACGCATCCGGTGAGCACGGCGTGCAGGTCTTCGACCTGGCCAGGCTGCGCGGCGCGAGCGCGCCGCAGACATTCACGCCGGACACGACGTACCACGGCATCGCCAGCGCGCACAACATCGTGATCAACGAGGCGACGGGCTTCGCGTACGCCGTCGGTGCGAGCTCCGGCGGCGAGTCGTGCGGTGGCGGGCTGCACATGATCGACATCCGCGATCCGAAGAATCCCTCGTTCGCCGGGTGCTTCGCGGACCCGCAGACCGGCCGCGCCGCGACCGGCTACAGCCACGACGCCGTCTGTGTCACGTATGCCGGCCCCGACAGCGATTACACGGGCCGCGAGATCTGCTTCGGCAGCAACGAGACGGCGCTCTCGATCGCCGATGTTACGGACAAGGACAGCCCGAAGGCGCTCTCGCGCGCGAGCTACCCCAACGTGGCATACTCGCACCAGGCCTGGCCGTCTGAGGATCACCGATACCTGTTCATGAACGACGAGCTGGACGAGCTGCAGGGCAACGTCAAGCAGACGCGCACCCTCGTCTGGGACATCACGGACCTCGAGGACCCGCAGCTCGTAGCGGAGTTCGCCGGCACGACCGAGGCCTCGGACCACAACCTGTACGTGCGCGGCAACCTGATGTACCAGTCGCACTACCAGGCCGGCCTGCGCATCGTCGACATCAGCAACCCGACAGAGCCGCGCGAGATCGGGTACTTCGACACCGTGCCGTACGGCGAGAACACCGCGGGGTTCGGCGGCTCCTGGAGCAATTATCCGTACTTCGAGAGCGGCACGATCATCGTGACCAGCGGCAGCGAGGGACTGTTCCTGGTGAAGAAGCGGGATTCGCAGCCGGTATCGTGA
- the hrpB gene encoding ATP-dependent helicase HrpB, with protein MNATLPVLAVLPQLLAVLEEKGAAVLVAPPGAGKTTRVPLALLDASRLKDQRIIMLEPRRLAARGAATYMARLLGEPVGRTVGYRVRHETRVSRETRIEVVTEGVLTRLLIDDPTLSGTGIVVFDEFHERSIHADTGLALTLQARELLRPELRVLVMSATLDAAPVARLLDDAPVVRSEGRMYPVETQYLDALLRDRMEPAVARLVRRALAEQQGDVLVFLPGAAEIRRVEEHLVDLPSNVRVHRLHGSLRQDEQDAALAPAAASERKVVLASAIAETSLTIEGVRAVVDSGLMRVPRFSARTGMTQLATVRVSRVSADQRRGRAGRTAPGACYRLWTLAEDASLLPHATPEILEADLAPLALELTAWGTTDPSELKWLDPPPAGAFAQARELLRELDALDEAGRITQHGRALSRLPLHPRLAHMLVLAQQHGSVETACRVAALIEERDILRGSGEMADPDLLLRLDALQGRGVIGAEVDRAGAARVQRTAHELRRRIQDTRRSDASAEALSPGALLGLAYPDRLGRARGGRGAFVLRNGRGARVPAHSALASAEWIVAAQAGAQRADSFVLLGAALDEAEVIAMFGDDVVEERSVALEGTRVRTRVLRRLGAIVLADVVGGPVSDDDVAHAVLDAIEREGVGVLPWTDPARALQARLAFLRAHAPAWPDVSDTALSGTASDWLVPFLAGSNGDLARVDLETALLARVEPRLQSQLDALAPTHLQVPSGSRLRIDYADPAAPVLAARVQELFGWSETPRIAGGRVPLTIHLLSPARRPVQVTRDLASFWRTGYFDVRRDLRGRYPKHYWPDDPLTATATRRVRPG; from the coding sequence ATGAACGCGACGCTGCCCGTGCTCGCGGTTCTGCCGCAGCTGCTTGCCGTGCTGGAGGAGAAGGGTGCCGCAGTGCTGGTCGCGCCGCCCGGCGCGGGCAAGACGACGCGCGTGCCGCTCGCCCTGCTGGACGCCTCCCGACTGAAGGACCAGCGCATCATCATGCTCGAGCCGCGCCGCCTCGCCGCGCGCGGTGCCGCGACGTACATGGCGCGCCTGCTCGGCGAGCCGGTCGGTCGCACGGTCGGGTATCGTGTGCGCCACGAAACCAGGGTCTCCCGCGAGACCCGCATCGAGGTCGTGACCGAGGGCGTGCTCACGCGACTCCTGATCGACGACCCGACGCTGAGCGGCACAGGCATCGTCGTCTTCGACGAGTTCCACGAGCGCAGCATCCATGCAGACACGGGACTTGCGCTGACGCTGCAGGCGCGCGAGCTGCTCCGCCCGGAGCTGCGTGTGCTGGTCATGTCCGCGACGCTCGACGCGGCTCCGGTCGCCCGGCTGCTCGACGATGCCCCCGTCGTACGCAGCGAGGGGCGCATGTATCCGGTGGAGACGCAGTACCTGGATGCACTGCTGCGCGACCGCATGGAGCCCGCTGTCGCACGCCTGGTGCGCCGAGCGCTGGCAGAGCAGCAGGGCGACGTCCTGGTCTTTCTTCCGGGCGCGGCCGAGATCCGGCGGGTCGAGGAGCATCTCGTCGACCTGCCTTCCAACGTTCGCGTGCACCGGCTGCACGGCTCGCTGCGACAGGACGAGCAGGATGCGGCGCTCGCGCCTGCGGCAGCCAGCGAACGGAAGGTCGTCCTTGCCAGTGCGATCGCGGAGACGTCGCTCACGATCGAGGGGGTGCGCGCGGTCGTCGACTCCGGGTTGATGCGCGTGCCGCGCTTCTCCGCACGGACGGGCATGACGCAGCTCGCGACGGTACGCGTGTCGCGCGTGTCCGCAGACCAGCGGCGCGGGCGCGCGGGACGCACCGCACCGGGTGCGTGCTACCGGCTGTGGACGTTGGCCGAGGATGCCTCCCTGCTGCCGCACGCGACGCCGGAGATCCTCGAGGCGGACCTCGCGCCGCTCGCCCTCGAGCTGACCGCGTGGGGAACGACCGATCCGTCGGAGCTGAAGTGGCTGGACCCGCCCCCGGCCGGTGCCTTTGCGCAGGCGCGCGAGCTGCTTCGTGAGCTCGATGCACTGGACGAGGCCGGCCGGATCACGCAGCACGGCCGGGCGCTCTCGCGATTGCCGCTGCATCCGCGCCTCGCCCACATGCTGGTGCTCGCGCAGCAGCACGGCAGTGTCGAGACGGCGTGCCGGGTAGCGGCACTGATCGAGGAGCGCGACATCCTCCGTGGGAGCGGCGAGATGGCGGACCCGGACCTGCTGCTGCGCCTGGACGCCTTGCAGGGCCGCGGCGTGATCGGCGCGGAGGTGGATCGCGCGGGTGCTGCGCGCGTGCAGCGCACCGCGCACGAGCTGCGACGTCGCATCCAGGACACGCGTCGATCGGATGCATCGGCCGAAGCTCTCTCGCCCGGCGCGCTGCTCGGCCTGGCCTACCCTGACCGCCTCGGCCGTGCGCGCGGTGGACGGGGCGCGTTCGTGCTGCGCAATGGCCGTGGCGCGCGAGTCCCCGCACACTCGGCGCTGGCATCGGCCGAATGGATCGTTGCGGCACAGGCGGGTGCGCAGCGGGCGGACAGTTTCGTGCTGCTCGGCGCCGCACTCGACGAGGCCGAAGTCATCGCCATGTTCGGCGACGATGTCGTTGAAGAGCGGAGTGTCGCACTGGAGGGAACGCGGGTGCGCACTCGCGTGCTCCGGCGGCTGGGCGCGATCGTGCTGGCCGATGTCGTGGGCGGACCGGTCAGCGATGACGACGTCGCGCATGCGGTGCTGGACGCGATCGAGCGGGAGGGCGTGGGCGTGCTCCCATGGACGGACCCCGCGCGGGCACTCCAGGCGCGCCTCGCATTCCTGCGTGCGCACGCTCCCGCGTGGCCGGACGTGAGTGACACGGCGCTCTCGGGAACCGCATCGGACTGGCTGGTCCCGTTCCTGGCCGGATCCAACGGCGACCTGGCGCGCGTCGACCTCGAGACCGCGCTGCTCGCGCGCGTGGAGCCGCGGCTGCAATCGCAGCTCGACGCCCTGGCGCCCACCCACCTGCAGGTGCCGAGCGGCTCGCGGCTGCGCATCGACTATGCGGACCCTGCCGCGCCCGTGCTGGCAGCGCGGGTGCAGGAGCTGTTCGGCTGGTCCGAGACGCCGCGCATCGCGGGCGGGCGGGTGCCGCTCACGATCCACCTGCTCTCCCCCGCGCGACGGCCGGTCCAGGTCACGCGCGATCTCGCCAGCTTCTGGCGGACCGGCTACTTCGATGTGCGGCGGGACCTGCGGGGCCGCTACCCGAAACACTACTGGCCGGACGATCCGCTGACGGCGACGGCTACCCGGCGGGTCCGTCCCGGTTGA
- a CDS encoding S46 family peptidase codes for MRNTPRRLVPLAAILCTALTLAGMQHAAAQDVAGLDTVTAGRFDMGRMWTFEYPPTEYFRRTYGFDADSAWFATARLAALRIPGCSASFVSASGLVVTNHHCIRGRVVQVQREGEQLLDNGFFAHTPGEERPIEGMWADQLIAVHDVSDEVNAVADAPVAQQNAAMEAIVSRLQAQHGDSTLRVEIIPLYNGGLHSAYVFRRYTDLRLVAAAELQVGFFGGDPDNFTYPRHALDFGLMRVYGADGRPLSTPHFFEWSQDGIEEGDVVFVIGNPGPTTRLTTMSQLEFLRDVGVPATLHFFETRLAALQAFYREDPATGEALDLRNRMFSLSNTLKASTGRLQALHDPYVMRKRAENERILRDSLRAHPELATQYEPLFSSIESLQQQKRGLGGPHQAFVLITNPSFASATIRRALFAQMLSDAQARNAPADTIAAMSAQLRRIGDHPAGIERRFLELRLEDFRRFLGPDHPVTRAALAGLNPEQAADALMRSVLGDSARAAAALDAGALPASDPAVTLGAALLPAVVAYQQEWSQLGRQEAQLAAQFGNARLAVYGTSVPPDASSSPRITDGLVLRYEYNGTFAPPFTTFHGMYDRYHAHGPDGDWALPDRWVPAPAGLDLATPLNFISTADTYGGNSGSPAVTPDLKIVGLNFDRNIEGLVRDYIFLPERGRNVMVDLRAVRAALEHVYEMDRIVAEIDAGAMP; via the coding sequence ATGCGCAACACACCACGCCGCCTCGTCCCGCTCGCGGCGATCCTTTGCACCGCGCTGACACTCGCCGGGATGCAGCACGCAGCGGCGCAGGACGTCGCGGGCCTGGACACCGTCACGGCCGGCCGCTTCGACATGGGTCGGATGTGGACGTTCGAGTATCCGCCGACCGAGTACTTCAGGCGGACGTACGGCTTCGACGCGGACAGCGCCTGGTTCGCGACTGCGCGACTCGCCGCACTGCGCATCCCCGGCTGCTCGGCATCCTTCGTTTCCGCCAGTGGCCTGGTAGTCACGAACCACCACTGCATCCGCGGGCGCGTCGTGCAGGTGCAGCGTGAGGGCGAGCAGCTGCTCGACAACGGTTTCTTCGCGCACACGCCCGGGGAGGAACGGCCGATCGAGGGGATGTGGGCCGACCAGTTGATCGCCGTGCACGACGTCAGTGATGAAGTCAATGCGGTCGCGGACGCTCCTGTTGCACAGCAGAATGCCGCGATGGAGGCAATCGTATCGCGGCTCCAGGCTCAGCATGGCGATTCGACGCTGCGCGTCGAGATCATTCCGCTGTACAATGGCGGGCTGCATTCGGCCTATGTCTTCCGCCGCTACACCGACCTTCGGCTCGTCGCCGCGGCAGAGCTGCAGGTCGGATTCTTCGGCGGTGATCCCGACAACTTCACCTATCCGCGCCACGCGCTCGATTTCGGGCTGATGCGCGTGTACGGTGCCGACGGCCGGCCGCTCTCGACGCCGCACTTCTTCGAATGGAGCCAGGACGGGATCGAGGAGGGCGACGTCGTGTTCGTGATCGGCAACCCCGGCCCGACCACTCGCCTGACGACGATGTCCCAGCTCGAGTTCCTGCGTGATGTCGGAGTGCCCGCAACGCTGCACTTCTTCGAAACGCGTCTCGCCGCCCTGCAGGCGTTCTACCGGGAAGATCCCGCCACGGGCGAGGCGCTCGACCTGCGCAACCGCATGTTCTCGCTGTCCAACACGCTCAAGGCGTCGACGGGGCGACTGCAGGCGCTGCACGATCCGTACGTGATGCGCAAGCGCGCAGAGAACGAGCGCATCCTGCGCGACTCGCTGCGCGCCCATCCGGAGCTCGCCACGCAGTACGAGCCGCTGTTCTCGAGCATTGAATCGCTGCAGCAGCAGAAGCGTGGACTCGGCGGGCCGCACCAGGCGTTCGTGCTCATCACCAACCCGTCGTTCGCGTCCGCGACGATCCGACGCGCGCTCTTCGCGCAGATGCTGTCGGATGCGCAGGCACGCAACGCCCCGGCAGACACGATCGCGGCCATGTCGGCGCAGCTCCGCCGCATCGGGGATCATCCGGCGGGCATCGAACGCCGGTTCCTCGAACTCCGGCTGGAGGACTTCCGCCGGTTCCTCGGTCCCGATCACCCGGTGACACGCGCCGCACTCGCCGGCCTGAACCCGGAGCAGGCCGCCGACGCACTCATGCGGTCCGTGCTCGGCGACTCTGCACGCGCAGCCGCAGCACTCGATGCCGGTGCGCTCCCGGCCAGCGACCCGGCAGTCACGCTCGGGGCGGCACTGCTTCCTGCCGTCGTGGCGTACCAGCAGGAGTGGTCACAGCTCGGTCGCCAGGAGGCACAGCTCGCGGCGCAGTTCGGCAACGCCCGCCTGGCCGTGTACGGCACTTCCGTCCCGCCCGACGCTTCCTCGTCGCCGCGCATCACCGACGGCCTCGTGCTGCGCTACGAGTACAACGGGACCTTTGCCCCGCCGTTCACGACGTTCCACGGCATGTACGACCGCTACCATGCGCACGGTCCCGACGGCGACTGGGCGCTGCCCGACCGGTGGGTGCCCGCTCCCGCCGGCCTCGACCTGGCAACACCGCTCAACTTCATCTCGACCGCGGATACGTACGGAGGCAACAGCGGCAGCCCCGCCGTCACGCCCGACCTCAAGATCGTCGGCCTCAACTTCGATCGCAACATCGAAGGGCTGGTCCGCGACTACATCTTCCTGCCGGAGCGCGGGCGCAACGTCATGGTCGACCTGCGCGCAGTACGCGCTGCACTGGAGCATGTGTACGAGATGGACCGGATCGTGGCGGAGATCGACGCGGGGGCTATGCCTTGA
- a CDS encoding DUF620 domain-containing protein, which translates to MNRVIRRALVALLLLGVVAPASAQMPEADAIIKRFEQEIGVAGRNPYEGVSSIRTVMNLSNPAMGVAFDMQMDAVLPDRFVTRMTIPGMGEVRTGFDGKVAWSIDPMQGARLLQGAELEQARAQAAEITAPGISSKLTSAETIGEDSVDGRKCWLVKITLDPGMTADSCFDAETGLLVKQTASQGGMEVESLFQEYRSFGPVKMASRIIARAAGQEQIITIESVEYDAVDPAAIALPPEVQKLIKG; encoded by the coding sequence ATGAACCGCGTGATTCGTCGCGCACTCGTCGCACTGCTGTTGCTGGGTGTCGTGGCGCCTGCCAGCGCCCAGATGCCCGAGGCGGATGCGATCATCAAGCGTTTCGAGCAGGAGATCGGCGTCGCAGGCCGCAACCCGTACGAAGGTGTGAGCTCGATTCGCACGGTGATGAACCTGAGCAATCCCGCGATGGGCGTCGCCTTCGACATGCAGATGGATGCCGTGCTGCCGGACAGGTTCGTCACGCGGATGACCATTCCGGGGATGGGCGAGGTGCGCACCGGCTTTGACGGGAAGGTCGCGTGGTCGATCGATCCGATGCAGGGCGCGCGGCTGCTGCAGGGAGCCGAGCTGGAGCAGGCGCGTGCACAGGCGGCGGAGATCACGGCGCCGGGAATCAGCAGCAAGCTCACGTCGGCGGAGACGATCGGTGAGGACTCGGTCGATGGTCGCAAGTGCTGGCTGGTCAAGATCACGCTGGACCCCGGCATGACGGCGGACTCCTGCTTCGATGCCGAGACCGGGCTGCTCGTGAAACAGACCGCTTCGCAGGGTGGCATGGAGGTCGAGTCGCTCTTCCAGGAGTACCGCTCGTTCGGCCCCGTGAAGATGGCATCGCGCATCATCGCGCGGGCGGCGGGCCAGGAGCAGATCATCACGATCGAGAGCGTCGAATACGACGCCGTCGACCCGGCAGCGATCGCGCTGCCGCCGGAGGTCCAGAAGCTCATCAAGGGTTGA
- a CDS encoding VCBS repeat-containing protein, whose translation MIAAASALRSARVACAAVLLLASCTAAPNAAPQTPVGSPGTGGAGVASGDWIREIAPFTVRDEHGAAYAHPFLGGLDVPRPQFIDIDADGDHDLFVQERSGELMFLENTGTPTQPRFTWRTDRFHDLDVGEWSRIVDVDGDGLFDILGERRYSYIRYWRNTGTAERPAFTSAADTIYSIAGEPVFSDRQNIPQAVELDCDDRLDLFLGRVDGTITRYEQAGVERGAPRFQLVTDRFEGIEIIGQLVGSARHGANSMFFADHDGDGDLDLYWGDFFEPGVLFIENTGTCQNPGLRSVPTPLLADGDTIATSGYNAPYLADIDADGRLDLFLGVLGGAFNPNRTSAENFHYYAQQPDGSLTLRTRRFLDGIDVGSESVPALADLDGDGDLDLLVGNKLDPATLQSARLYLFRNDGTTTMPSFVLADTLDLPAEYHFAPALADLDGDGLVDMLLGTWNEGVLYFRNAGTREAPRFEQDTARTVRLTRGSNATPALGDIDGDGDLDLFVGEASGEVNYYRNDGSAADPRFTLVSDAFDGIDVGRRSHPALVDIDGDGDLDLVFGREEPGALLYRNDGSATQPRFVLDADYVLPLHPTSAPVFADLDGDGRLDVIAGSLSGGLTYHRQR comes from the coding sequence TTGATCGCGGCCGCGTCCGCACTGCGCAGCGCCCGCGTCGCCTGCGCAGCAGTCCTCCTGCTGGCGTCGTGCACGGCCGCACCGAACGCGGCGCCGCAGACGCCGGTCGGATCGCCGGGCACCGGCGGCGCGGGCGTCGCATCCGGCGACTGGATCCGCGAGATCGCTCCCTTCACAGTGCGCGACGAGCACGGGGCTGCATACGCGCACCCCTTTCTGGGTGGGCTCGACGTGCCGCGCCCGCAGTTCATCGACATCGACGCCGACGGCGATCACGACCTGTTCGTCCAGGAGCGGTCGGGCGAGCTGATGTTCCTGGAGAATACGGGCACACCGACGCAGCCGCGCTTCACGTGGCGCACGGATCGCTTTCACGACCTGGACGTGGGTGAATGGAGCCGCATCGTCGACGTGGACGGCGATGGCCTCTTCGACATCCTCGGCGAGCGCCGCTACAGTTACATCCGGTACTGGCGCAACACCGGCACCGCCGAGCGGCCCGCCTTCACCAGTGCCGCGGACACCATCTACAGCATCGCCGGCGAGCCGGTCTTCTCCGACCGGCAGAACATCCCGCAGGCCGTCGAGCTCGACTGCGACGACCGGCTCGACCTCTTCCTCGGCCGCGTCGATGGCACGATCACGCGCTACGAGCAGGCGGGTGTGGAGCGTGGCGCGCCGCGCTTCCAGCTCGTGACCGACCGCTTCGAGGGGATCGAGATCATCGGGCAGCTCGTTGGCTCTGCCCGACACGGCGCGAACAGCATGTTCTTCGCCGATCACGACGGCGACGGTGACCTGGATCTCTACTGGGGCGACTTCTTCGAGCCGGGTGTGCTGTTCATCGAGAACACCGGCACCTGTCAGAACCCCGGGTTGCGCAGCGTGCCCACCCCGCTGCTCGCCGATGGCGACACGATTGCGACCAGCGGCTACAATGCGCCGTACCTCGCCGACATCGATGCGGACGGGCGGCTCGACCTGTTCCTGGGTGTGCTTGGCGGCGCGTTCAACCCGAACCGCACGTCGGCCGAGAACTTCCACTACTACGCGCAGCAGCCGGACGGCTCGCTGACACTCCGCACGCGCCGCTTCCTGGACGGCATCGATGTCGGCAGCGAGAGCGTTCCCGCTCTCGCCGATCTCGACGGCGACGGCGACCTGGACCTGCTCGTCGGCAACAAGCTGGACCCTGCCACCCTGCAGTCCGCGCGCCTGTACCTGTTCCGCAACGACGGAACCACGACCATGCCGTCGTTCGTGCTGGCCGATACGCTGGACCTGCCGGCCGAGTACCATTTCGCCCCCGCGCTGGCCGACCTCGACGGCGACGGCCTGGTCGACATGCTGCTCGGCACGTGGAACGAGGGAGTGCTCTACTTCCGGAACGCGGGGACGCGTGAGGCGCCACGATTCGAGCAGGACACGGCACGGACGGTGCGGCTGACGCGCGGCAGCAACGCGACACCGGCGCTCGGCGACATCGACGGTGATGGCGACCTGGACCTGTTCGTGGGCGAGGCGTCGGGAGAGGTGAACTACTACCGGAACGACGGCAGTGCCGCCGATCCGAGGTTCACGCTCGTGAGCGATGCGTTCGACGGGATCGACGTGGGGCGACGCAGTCACCCGGCGCTGGTCGACATCGACGGCGACGGCGACCTCGACCTCGTCTTCGGACGCGAGGAGCCGGGCGCGCTGCTGTACAGGAACGACGGCAGCGCCACCCAGCCGCGCTTCGTCCTGGATGCCGACTACGTGCTGCCACTGCACCCGACGAGTGCGCCGGTATTCGCCGACCTGGATGGCGACGGCCGCCTGGACGTCATCGCAGGCAGCCTGTCCGGCGGGCTGACGTACCACCGTCAGCGCTGA